The genomic segment GTCTTAATATCGCGGCACCGACGGGTCGACGAGGGCGGACCACGCATCGATCCCGCCGGCCATCGAGAAGACGTTTTCGCGACCGGCCTGTTGCAGTAGCATCGCCCCGGTCAGGCTGCGAACGCCGTGGTGGCAATAGACGACGACCACCGTACCGGCAGCCGGCGCGACCTCGTCCGCCCGGTGCGCGAGTTCGCGGAGCGGAACGAACTGGCTCCCCTCAATTCGACAGTGTGCGTATTCTTCCGGCTGCCGCACGTCCACGAAATGAACTGGCTCCCCGGCGTCGAGCTTGGCTTTCACGTCGAGCGGGTGAATCTGGCTGACCATGTCACTCCCGAAAAACTACCGCGGCGCTTGAAAACTTGCGACGTTCCGACTCGCCTGGGATTTACCACGACTCGACGAGCGAAGGAACGCCGCATCACCCTTTCTATCGCCACGGCCCACCTCACGGCCACGTGCGCCGCCCCGACCCGAACCTACGTCACTC from the Fimbriiglobus ruber genome contains:
- a CDS encoding rhodanese-like domain-containing protein, producing the protein MVSQIHPLDVKAKLDAGEPVHFVDVRQPEEYAHCRIEGSQFVPLRELAHRADEVAPAAGTVVVVYCHHGVRSLTGAMLLQQAGRENVFSMAGGIDAWSALVDPSVPRY